One Campylobacter massiliensis DNA window includes the following coding sequences:
- a CDS encoding SDH family Clp fold serine proteinase: MSWKDFLNNKEEEQPQKEGRGMDQKSVAKPPVLFSETQQVLKAVEAKLGGTLITYYNSNAGSVCGNDASAMYEILKGKKIENAFLFIKSDGGSGIAALRIISTLRNYCKNITALIPANCASAATMMALGANEIVMGPLAYLTAVDTSLKHAMSPIDNGNERVSVSMDELNRVIKLWKMHEKDNDENPYKSLYNYIHPLVFGAVDRASSLSLKICCELLRYHMNDEAKIQNISERLNSDYPAHDYPILFREAEEIGLHVQKMDNELNEMLQELTLLYSEMGQRAFTDYDENSYHDNNIANIIEANGKQIYYQIDKDWFYRPDERRWNVMNDESSWRKNELVGGKLKNTIYHLW; this comes from the coding sequence ATGTCTTGGAAAGACTTTTTAAACAACAAAGAAGAAGAACAGCCGCAAAAGGAGGGCAGAGGAATGGATCAAAAAAGCGTAGCTAAGCCGCCGGTGCTATTTAGCGAGACTCAGCAGGTACTAAAGGCGGTCGAGGCCAAACTGGGCGGCACGCTCATCACCTACTACAACTCAAACGCGGGCAGCGTCTGCGGCAACGACGCGAGCGCGATGTATGAAATTTTAAAGGGCAAAAAGATAGAAAACGCGTTTTTGTTTATCAAAAGCGACGGCGGCAGCGGTATCGCAGCACTTCGTATTATTAGCACCCTTAGAAACTACTGCAAAAACATCACCGCGCTCATCCCGGCTAACTGCGCGTCGGCCGCGACGATGATGGCGCTTGGCGCAAACGAGATCGTGATGGGGCCGCTAGCGTATCTAACCGCCGTCGATACCTCGCTAAAGCACGCGATGAGCCCGATAGATAACGGCAACGAGCGCGTTAGCGTGTCGATGGACGAGCTAAACCGCGTGATAAAGCTGTGGAAAATGCACGAAAAAGACAACGACGAAAACCCGTATAAATCGCTATATAACTACATCCATCCGCTGGTTTTCGGCGCCGTAGACCGCGCTAGCTCGCTCTCGCTTAAGATTTGCTGCGAGCTTTTGCGCTATCACATGAACGACGAGGCAAAGATCCAAAACATCTCCGAGCGCCTAAACAGCGACTACCCGGCGCATGATTATCCGATACTTTTCCGCGAGGCCGAGGAGATCGGACTGCACGTGCAAAAGATGGACAACGAGCTAAACGAGATGCTTCAGGAGCTTACGCTTCTTTACTCCGAGATGGGACAGCGCGCGTTTACCGACTACGACGAGAACAGCTATCACGACAACAACATCGCAAACATCATCGAGGCAAACGGCAAGCAGATTTATTATCAGATCGACAAAGACTGGTTCTACCGCCCCGACGAGCGCCGCTGGAACGTGATGAACGACGAGAGCTCGTGGCGTAAAAACGAGCTAGTAGGCGGCAAACTCAAAAATACAATTTATCATTTATGGTGA
- a CDS encoding TerB family tellurite resistance protein has translation MNFIFWFLIFCGIYYLVTNFSQNPANLGGSRKRAMFEEAKFLVSLLAKVAKSDGRVNELEARLISETLDDITLRLGNDAAMRAELKQIYNREKETVHNAYFIARQYRDRFRLGQDAAAAKISFLLNLAYIDGEFSKSERNIIEQIASGFGLDEGIFEAILARFEAFYDQRQTRRNPYEMRTKSPYAVLGLKEDAPFDEVKKRYRELVKKYHPDILMGRGESEEMIEKSTRKLQEINEAYETIKQSTT, from the coding sequence TTGAATTTTATTTTTTGGTTTTTGATCTTTTGCGGGATTTACTATCTGGTCACAAATTTTAGCCAAAATCCCGCAAATTTAGGTGGCTCGCGAAAACGGGCGATGTTTGAAGAGGCTAAATTTCTAGTTAGCCTGCTCGCCAAAGTCGCCAAAAGCGACGGCAGGGTAAATGAGCTAGAGGCTCGCCTCATCAGCGAGACGCTAGACGATATCACGCTAAGGCTCGGTAACGACGCAGCGATGAGAGCGGAGCTAAAGCAGATCTATAACCGCGAAAAAGAGACGGTGCATAATGCCTATTTTATCGCGCGGCAGTACAGAGATCGCTTCCGTCTTGGCCAAGACGCCGCGGCCGCAAAGATATCGTTTTTGTTAAATTTAGCCTACATAGACGGCGAATTTAGCAAAAGCGAGCGCAATATCATCGAGCAGATCGCCTCAGGATTTGGGCTTGACGAGGGTATTTTTGAAGCGATACTGGCGAGGTTTGAGGCATTTTACGATCAAAGGCAGACGCGGAGAAATCCTTACGAAATGCGTACGAAAAGCCCGTACGCAGTGCTCGGGCTAAAAGAGGACGCGCCGTTTGACGAGGTAAAAAAGCGCTACCGAGAACTCGTAAAAAAATATCATCCAGATATCCTTATGGGGCGCGGCGAGAGCGAGGAGATGATAGAGAAAAGTACCAGAAAACTGCAAGAGATAAATGAGGCGTATGAAACCATAAAGCAAAGTACGACTTAG
- the purH gene encoding bifunctional phosphoribosylaminoimidazolecarboxamide formyltransferase/IMP cyclohydrolase, whose protein sequence is MRALISVSDKEGVVEFAKGLERLGFEILSTGGTHKLLKEQGVKAVEVSEYTGSPEMFEGRVKTLHPKIHGGILHKRNDVNHVSQAAQHGIGGIDLVCVNLYPFKQTTIRTDDFDEIIENIDIGGPAMVRSAAKNFASVYIVTSPLDYDEVLRVIGGADESEKATFRRNLMIKAYEHTAAYDSMIANYMNERFNDGFGEMKFIAGSKVFDARYGENPHQKGALYEFDYFFSNNFTALKGEASFNNITDINAALALASSFDAAPAVAIVKHANACGFAVKSNLLESYVEALKCDPVSAYGGVVAINGTLDRALAEKINEIYVEVIIAANVDEDALAVFEAKKRIKIFTQGNKFLQRANDKYDFKHVDGGFVYQQSDEVKASELENMKLQTERAAGEAELKDLEIAWKVAALTKSNCVVYVKNSAVVAIGMGMTSRVDAARAAVAKARDMGLDLCGCALASEAFFPFRDSIDIASEAGVKAVIQPGGSIRDDEVVAAANEHGMAMYFTGVRHFLH, encoded by the coding sequence ATGAGAGCATTAATCAGCGTCAGCGATAAAGAGGGGGTTGTAGAGTTTGCCAAAGGACTCGAGCGACTAGGTTTTGAGATATTAAGTACGGGCGGCACGCACAAACTGCTAAAAGAGCAGGGCGTAAAAGCGGTCGAAGTGAGCGAATATACGGGCTCGCCCGAGATGTTTGAGGGGCGCGTAAAAACCCTGCACCCAAAGATTCACGGCGGGATCTTGCACAAGCGAAACGACGTAAACCACGTGAGCCAAGCCGCGCAGCACGGCATCGGCGGCATCGATCTGGTCTGCGTAAATTTATATCCGTTTAAGCAAACCACCATCCGCACCGATGATTTTGACGAGATCATCGAAAACATCGACATCGGAGGCCCTGCGATGGTGCGCTCGGCGGCTAAAAACTTCGCTAGCGTTTATATCGTCACGAGTCCGCTTGACTATGACGAGGTTTTGCGCGTCATAGGGGGCGCGGACGAGAGCGAGAAGGCTACTTTTAGGCGAAATTTGATGATAAAAGCCTACGAGCACACCGCGGCCTACGACTCAATGATCGCAAACTATATGAACGAGCGCTTTAACGACGGTTTTGGCGAGATGAAATTTATCGCCGGTAGCAAGGTTTTTGACGCGCGTTACGGCGAAAACCCGCACCAAAAGGGCGCGCTATACGAGTTTGATTATTTTTTCAGCAACAACTTCACCGCGCTAAAAGGCGAAGCTAGCTTTAACAACATCACCGATATAAACGCCGCTTTGGCGCTAGCAAGCAGCTTTGACGCCGCTCCTGCGGTCGCCATCGTCAAGCACGCTAACGCTTGCGGTTTTGCCGTAAAATCAAATCTGCTAGAAAGCTACGTCGAAGCGCTAAAATGCGATCCCGTGAGCGCATACGGCGGAGTCGTGGCGATAAACGGCACGCTAGACCGCGCTTTGGCCGAAAAAATCAACGAAATCTACGTCGAGGTCATCATCGCCGCAAACGTGGACGAGGATGCGCTTGCGGTATTTGAAGCCAAAAAGCGCATCAAAATTTTCACCCAGGGCAATAAATTTTTACAGCGCGCAAACGACAAATACGACTTCAAGCACGTTGACGGCGGCTTTGTCTATCAGCAAAGCGATGAGGTGAAAGCTAGCGAGCTAGAAAATATGAAACTACAAACCGAGCGCGCAGCCGGCGAAGCCGAGCTAAAAGACCTCGAGATCGCGTGGAAGGTCGCGGCTCTCACGAAAAGTAACTGCGTCGTCTACGTGAAAAACAGCGCCGTAGTCGCCATCGGTATGGGTATGACTAGCCGCGTAGACGCCGCGCGTGCGGCCGTGGCCAAGGCACGCGATATGGGGCTTGATTTATGCGGTTGCGCGCTTGCTAGCGAGGCGTTTTTCCCGTTCCGCGATAGCATCGATATCGCAAGCGAGGCGGGCGTAAAAGCCGTGATACAGCCTGGCGGCAGTATCCGCGACGATGAGGTCGTAGCTGCAGCAAACGAGCACGGCATGGCGATGTATTTTACCGGCGTGCGCCACTTTTTACACTAA